From the genome of Scytonema hofmannii PCC 7110, one region includes:
- a CDS encoding GMC family oxidoreductase — MEKRVYYDYIVVGAGSAGSIVASKLAARDSGTSILLIEAGKTPDNPQMWIPSDWFEVLQNCPEIEWGYQSVPQPNLNNRVIQLAQAKVLGGCALHNGMVYVRGSISDFDAWGKVAPGWSWNDVLPHFQQVEQTMKVMTPEADKFINDLFTAASQYGFPCNPDYNTSDSQYGYARFQFNVTNSPNLTRETTYSTFRPDGYQNITVLSQAFVTRILFEKESAVGIEYIKDSQQQLAYVQNEIILSAGAIATPKILMLSGVGDENELKKLGISVVANLPEVGKNFHDDLFVSAGFSIFPSLDMPFYSYGLAPAVIFDSTENSSSVIDVESSIGVGTLKGFKGPKHSFWLWPNIMRLKSMGTVTLRSSNPDDAPLIDPRYLTAPGDIEKCKKALELSICIGNQPGLSQWREQQIAPQPGQDLETYIRENADTTQHYCGTCRMGSDSDSVVDTELKVRSTSKLRIIDSSVFPLPITANTAAATMMIANKGTDII; from the coding sequence ATGGAAAAAAGAGTTTATTATGACTATATTGTTGTTGGTGCGGGATCGGCGGGGAGCATAGTTGCCTCAAAACTTGCCGCTCGCGACTCAGGTACAAGTATTCTCCTGATCGAAGCTGGAAAAACTCCAGATAACCCACAGATGTGGATACCAAGCGACTGGTTTGAAGTTTTGCAGAATTGTCCGGAAATTGAGTGGGGTTATCAGTCAGTACCTCAACCAAACCTAAACAATCGTGTGATTCAGCTAGCGCAAGCAAAAGTTTTAGGAGGGTGTGCGCTGCATAATGGGATGGTCTACGTGCGGGGTAGTATCTCTGACTTTGATGCGTGGGGAAAAGTAGCCCCCGGTTGGTCGTGGAATGATGTTTTGCCACACTTTCAGCAGGTAGAGCAGACCATGAAAGTGATGACACCAGAAGCAGATAAGTTCATCAACGACTTGTTTACTGCTGCCTCCCAATATGGCTTTCCTTGTAATCCTGACTACAATACCAGTGACAGTCAATATGGTTACGCTAGATTTCAATTTAACGTGACTAACTCACCCAATCTGACTCGAGAAACCACGTACAGCACTTTCCGACCAGATGGATATCAGAATATAACCGTGCTAAGTCAGGCTTTTGTAACCCGAATCTTATTCGAGAAAGAAAGTGCAGTTGGTATTGAATATATCAAAGACTCTCAACAACAGCTTGCTTATGTACAGAATGAAATTATTCTGAGTGCAGGTGCGATCGCAACTCCAAAAATCTTGATGCTTTCAGGTGTTGGCGACGAAAATGAATTAAAAAAATTAGGGATTTCTGTAGTTGCGAATCTTCCGGAAGTCGGGAAAAATTTTCACGATGACCTTTTTGTCAGTGCCGGATTTTCTATATTCCCAAGTCTTGATATGCCTTTCTATTCCTACGGTCTAGCACCCGCAGTTATCTTCGATTCTACAGAAAACAGTAGTTCAGTTATCGATGTAGAATCCTCTATAGGTGTTGGAACACTGAAAGGTTTTAAGGGTCCAAAGCATTCTTTCTGGTTGTGGCCAAACATAATGCGTCTGAAAAGTATGGGAACTGTTACCTTGCGCTCAAGCAATCCTGATGACGCTCCCCTTATTGACCCAAGATACCTGACGGCACCAGGAGATATAGAGAAGTGTAAAAAGGCGCTTGAGTTAAGCATCTGCATTGGCAATCAACCGGGCTTGAGCCAATGGCGTGAACAGCAAATCGCTCCACAACCAGGTCAAGATTTGGAAACCTACATCAGAGAAAACGCCGATACAACACAGCACTATTGTGGGACTTGCAGGATGGGATCTGATTCCGATTCCGTGGTGGACACAGAACTCAAGGTGCGTAGCACGTCTAAGCTACGCATAATAGACTCTTCCGTGTTTCCGCTTCCAATAACCGCAAATACGGCGGCAGCAACCATGATGATTGCTAATAAGGGAACTGACATAATATAG
- a CDS encoding DUF433 domain-containing protein translates to MDWQSRIIIDPNVLVGKPIIKGTRLAVEFIIDLLAQGWTTDEILRNYPGITREDIQACLGYASATLKAEKVYAFPA, encoded by the coding sequence ATGGACTGGCAATCCCGAATCATCATCGATCCTAACGTCCTTGTCGGCAAACCAATTATTAAAGGCACTCGTCTTGCTGTTGAATTTATTATTGACCTTCTTGCTCAAGGTTGGACAACTGACGAAATTCTCCGCAACTACCCTGGTATTACCCGCGAAGATATTCAGGCTTGTTTGGGCTATGCTAGCGCCACCCTTAAAGCTGAAAAAGTTTATGCTTTTCCAGCATAG
- a CDS encoding ABC transporter substrate-binding protein, giving the protein MVATVFRPLKLVVALAVSCCLLLAGCHKSNFQTSSAQVSQVVLVSLSDPPSFNYAINDSPYSIFPFIYRGLINENALTNKLEPGLAENWSISSDRQRITFTLKQGLKWSDGKPLTADDIVFTYRDIYLNKKIPTVWRDFLRIGNKEAFPTVKKLNDQQIEFTLPEPFAPFLRNIERLAILPAHALRSSVLRSDANGNPEFLSTWGTNTPPEKIISNGPYQIESYTPSERVVLRRNPHYWRQDARGNQLPYIERIVWQIISSTDNQLLKFRSGELDNLNVTPSVFGLLKKEEKRGKYTIYNGGLSGGFAFVGFNLNQARNAKGQPFVSPIKSRWFNNLAFRQAVAYAINRKRMKTNIYQGLGEVQHSPIAVQSPYYLSPAAGLKVYDYNPRQAKQMLLETGFKYNSQKELIDWDGNRVQFNLLVKSEDRSRVDAAVQIQQDLSQIGIKTALQVVNFNVVLRKLLSHRDWDCYVGAFGVPGADVEPNLVSLFWTSQGSFHQFNQGIQAGEPPLKGWVISDWEREIDSLFSAGIKELDENKRKAIYGKFQKIVAEQLPVFCLVNPMSFQAVRDRIEPIKYSSLGSVFWNIDEWKIANE; this is encoded by the coding sequence ATGGTTGCTACTGTTTTTCGACCTCTAAAATTGGTGGTGGCTTTGGCAGTGTCTTGTTGTTTGCTGTTAGCAGGTTGTCACAAGAGCAACTTTCAAACCTCTTCGGCTCAAGTCTCTCAAGTAGTTTTAGTTTCTCTGAGTGACCCGCCTAGCTTTAACTATGCCATTAATGACTCTCCCTATAGTATTTTTCCTTTCATCTATAGGGGATTGATTAATGAGAACGCTTTGACTAATAAGTTGGAACCAGGATTGGCAGAGAATTGGTCAATTTCTAGCGATCGCCAGCGAATTACTTTTACACTCAAACAAGGGTTAAAGTGGTCAGATGGCAAACCTCTGACAGCAGATGATATTGTCTTTACCTATCGAGATATTTACCTCAACAAAAAAATTCCCACTGTCTGGAGAGATTTTCTGCGTATTGGCAACAAAGAAGCGTTTCCAACTGTGAAGAAACTCAACGACCAGCAAATAGAGTTTACCTTACCAGAACCTTTTGCTCCTTTTTTGAGAAACATAGAAAGACTGGCAATTCTTCCAGCTCATGCATTGCGCTCCTCTGTGCTAAGGAGTGATGCTAATGGCAATCCTGAATTTTTATCAACTTGGGGAACCAACACCCCTCCTGAAAAAATTATTAGTAATGGACCCTACCAAATAGAAAGTTATACTCCATCTGAGCGAGTTGTCTTACGACGCAACCCCCATTATTGGCGGCAAGATGCTCGGGGAAATCAATTGCCTTATATTGAACGCATTGTTTGGCAAATTATTTCATCAACTGACAACCAGTTGCTAAAATTTCGCTCTGGGGAACTGGATAACCTGAATGTGACACCATCCGTATTCGGGTTACTGAAGAAGGAGGAAAAGCGGGGAAAATACACTATTTATAACGGCGGACTCAGTGGTGGTTTTGCGTTTGTTGGTTTCAATCTCAATCAAGCTCGCAATGCCAAAGGACAGCCTTTTGTAAGCCCAATTAAGTCTCGGTGGTTTAATAACTTAGCTTTTAGGCAAGCAGTCGCCTATGCTATCAACCGCAAACGGATGAAAACCAATATCTATCAAGGGCTAGGCGAAGTACAACATTCGCCCATAGCGGTGCAAAGTCCTTATTACCTGTCACCAGCCGCGGGGTTAAAAGTTTACGATTACAATCCTAGACAGGCAAAGCAAATGTTGCTCGAGACTGGTTTCAAGTACAATTCTCAAAAAGAATTGATAGATTGGGATGGGAACCGGGTACAATTCAACCTCCTGGTGAAATCAGAGGATCGGTCTCGGGTAGATGCCGCCGTGCAAATCCAACAAGATTTAAGCCAGATCGGTATTAAAACGGCGTTGCAGGTAGTCAACTTTAACGTCGTGTTGCGAAAGTTGCTCTCCCACCGAGATTGGGATTGTTATGTAGGTGCATTTGGCGTTCCTGGTGCAGATGTGGAACCTAACCTTGTATCATTGTTTTGGACTAGTCAAGGCTCGTTTCATCAATTCAACCAAGGTATTCAAGCAGGAGAACCACCCCTCAAAGGGTGGGTAATTTCTGATTGGGAGAGGGAAATAGACAGTCTTTTCAGTGCTGGAATCAAAGAATTAGATGAGAACAAGCGCAAAGCGATTTATGGCAAATTCCAGAAAATTGTTGCCGAACAGTTGCCTGTGTTTTGCCTAGTCAATCCTATGTCATTTCAAGCAGTGCGCGATCGCATTGAGCCAATCAAATATTCTAGTTTAGGGTCAGTTTTCTGGAACATTGATGAATGGAAAATAGCTAATGAATGA
- a CDS encoding CHAT domain-containing protein: protein MWVVLFTLTLSLIVIPSTFATQPQTIQITTSPTATSRQLIEQGEALYQAGRFTEAVTVLQQAVRTSEQQGDRITQAAALTNLSLVFKQLGSWQEAAKAIDTSLNLLGWNSNNQKLNVNNPKSDLLEILAQTLDIQGGLQLSQGQADVSLKTWQQAEKIWKRIGNNAGVTRNRINQAQALRVSGFYSRSLDVLNEVSQQLKTQPDSLEKVTALRSLGNAQQQFGDLEQSWQNLKLSLEIAQRLKQPLEISLTEFSLGNTARGLNDIKSSIIHYENAAKVAPTPLTKVQAQINQLSLLVENEQIAEAKTLIPTIQSQLASLPTNQAGIYARINFARTLTKIGNKKDIAEILASSVQQAKTIGDERAQSYALGSLAEVYEQNNQWKEAQKLTQQALFLAQKIDASDIAYRWEWQLGRLLKAQGNIEGAIAAYDTAVATLESLRSDLVAVNREVQFNFRDSVEPIYRQSVELLLQEKGQKKPDLDKARKRIEALQLAELDNFFRESCLSNQFVVLDKVVDRDHPNTAIFYPIILDNQLEVILKLPNLPLMHKTSVVNRQEVEQAITKMRETIVEPDGIKKFQAVSQQLYDWLIKPVESDLKNSKVNTLVFIPDGSLRNIPTSALYDGKEYLVQKYAVGVSPGLQLFTPKPLAQEKLNALAGGLSQPPSNEKFAPLPNVKVELKLIQQSGVSTTTLLDENFKSTTLGKTINAQPFRVIHLATHGQFSSKAKDTFILAADKRIYVGELDSLLKSREQKRTEPVELLVLSACETAAGDNRATLGLAGVALRAGARSTLASLWQIGDNSTALFIDEFYRQLITGKSTAEALRLAQLKLLSGSEYTRPLYWAPYVLVGNWL from the coding sequence ATGTGGGTAGTACTATTTACTCTTACTTTGTCCCTAATTGTTATCCCCAGCACATTTGCCACACAACCCCAAACAATCCAAATCACTACATCCCCAACCGCAACATCACGACAACTTATCGAGCAAGGAGAAGCACTTTATCAAGCTGGGCGCTTTACCGAAGCAGTGACAGTTTTACAACAAGCTGTTCGTACTTCCGAACAACAAGGCGATCGCATCACACAAGCCGCCGCACTCACAAACCTCTCTCTAGTCTTCAAGCAACTCGGTTCGTGGCAAGAAGCCGCAAAAGCGATCGACACTAGCTTAAATTTACTTGGCTGGAACAGTAACAATCAAAAGCTAAATGTCAACAATCCAAAGTCAGATTTATTAGAAATTCTCGCACAAACTCTCGATATTCAGGGCGGATTGCAACTGTCACAGGGACAGGCGGATGTATCATTAAAAACATGGCAACAAGCAGAGAAAATTTGGAAGCGAATAGGCAACAATGCTGGAGTAACACGCAACCGTATCAATCAAGCACAAGCTCTACGAGTTTCTGGTTTTTACAGCCGTAGCTTAGACGTATTAAATGAAGTTTCCCAACAGTTGAAAACCCAACCTGATTCACTTGAAAAAGTAACTGCTTTACGCTCTCTTGGGAATGCACAGCAACAATTCGGTGACTTGGAACAATCTTGGCAAAATTTAAAACTTAGCTTAGAAATTGCCCAACGCCTGAAACAGCCTTTAGAAATTAGTCTGACAGAATTTTCTCTTGGTAATACTGCCAGAGGATTAAATGATATAAAATCTTCTATAATTCATTATGAAAATGCTGCTAAAGTTGCACCTACTCCACTCACCAAAGTTCAAGCTCAAATTAATCAACTTAGCTTGCTTGTTGAGAATGAACAAATAGCAGAAGCAAAAACATTAATACCTACAATTCAATCCCAATTAGCAAGTTTACCGACAAATCAAGCGGGTATTTATGCACGGATAAATTTTGCTCGCACTTTAACCAAAATAGGTAATAAAAAAGACATTGCTGAAATTTTGGCAAGCAGCGTTCAACAAGCCAAAACCATTGGTGACGAACGCGCTCAATCCTATGCACTGGGAAGTTTAGCAGAAGTCTACGAGCAAAACAATCAATGGAAAGAAGCACAGAAATTGACGCAGCAAGCATTGTTTCTCGCTCAAAAAATCGATGCTTCAGATATAGCTTATCGTTGGGAGTGGCAGTTGGGACGCTTGCTAAAAGCACAGGGAAATATCGAGGGAGCGATCGCTGCTTATGATACCGCAGTCGCCACACTTGAGTCTCTCCGCAGCGATTTAGTTGCAGTCAATCGAGAAGTGCAATTTAATTTCCGTGATAGCGTAGAACCTATTTATCGTCAGTCAGTAGAGCTGCTACTGCAAGAGAAAGGACAAAAAAAACCCGATCTAGATAAAGCCCGCAAGCGCATAGAAGCCTTGCAACTAGCAGAACTGGACAATTTTTTCCGGGAATCTTGCTTAAGTAACCAGTTTGTGGTGCTGGACAAAGTGGTAGATCGCGATCACCCTAACACTGCTATTTTTTACCCCATTATCCTAGATAACCAATTAGAGGTTATCCTCAAACTTCCCAACCTACCGTTGATGCATAAAACTTCTGTCGTGAATCGTCAAGAAGTAGAGCAAGCCATTACAAAAATGCGAGAGACGATAGTCGAACCCGATGGAATTAAGAAATTTCAAGCAGTTTCTCAACAGCTATATGACTGGTTAATTAAACCAGTTGAAAGTGACCTGAAAAATAGTAAAGTGAATACTTTAGTCTTTATCCCAGACGGGTCACTGCGAAATATTCCGACATCGGCATTATATGATGGCAAAGAGTATTTAGTTCAAAAGTACGCTGTTGGTGTTAGCCCAGGACTGCAACTCTTTACTCCCAAACCTCTAGCACAGGAAAAGTTGAACGCTCTAGCTGGAGGGCTATCTCAACCACCTAGCAACGAAAAGTTTGCACCACTTCCCAACGTTAAAGTCGAACTGAAATTAATTCAGCAATCAGGCGTATCGACAACGACATTATTAGATGAAAATTTCAAAAGTACAACTTTAGGAAAAACCATCAATGCCCAACCTTTTAGAGTTATTCACCTGGCAACTCACGGGCAATTTAGCTCTAAAGCAAAAGACACTTTTATCTTAGCAGCTGATAAACGCATCTACGTGGGTGAATTAGATAGCTTGCTCAAAAGTAGAGAGCAAAAACGAACAGAGCCAGTAGAACTACTTGTTTTGAGTGCTTGCGAAACAGCCGCAGGAGATAACCGCGCTACCTTGGGATTAGCAGGAGTAGCCCTACGTGCTGGAGCGCGGAGTACTTTAGCGTCCCTATGGCAGATTGGTGATAATTCCACAGCGTTGTTTATTGATGAATTCTACCGTCAGTTAATAACTGGCAAAAGCACGGCTGAAGCCCTACGCCTTGCTCAATTAAAGCTGTTGTCTGGTTCTGAATACACCCGTCCTCTTTACTGGGCACCCTATGTACTAGTGGGCAATTGGTTGTAG
- a CDS encoding DUF928 domain-containing protein, which translates to MITSISRHKQFSLACAIVLVASSASYAAEVQATKVQPIILAQKFPPNGEPTGRRRGGTSRGENCPDLETPVTAIVPGDENNNKSLFASTVAEYPTFWVYLPKLPDNLRSGEFVLQDEQGQDIYRTPLTLPRKPGALSIALPSNPKYALKLNSKYQWFFRVYCNNKQQIPSDYFFVDAWLQRVALTPNLQQELNKAKAKEHTVYTANNLWYDAITSLGERRRDNPNDRLLAEEWAKLLKTMGLLELAQEPILHALE; encoded by the coding sequence ATGATAACAAGTATATCACGTCATAAGCAATTTTCACTTGCTTGTGCTATTGTGCTAGTTGCTAGCAGTGCAAGTTATGCAGCAGAAGTGCAAGCAACCAAGGTGCAGCCCATTATCCTAGCTCAAAAATTCCCCCCAAATGGCGAACCCACAGGTCGGCGTCGTGGAGGAACCAGCCGTGGAGAAAACTGCCCAGACCTAGAAACGCCTGTCACTGCTATAGTACCAGGTGACGAGAACAATAACAAATCTTTATTTGCATCAACAGTCGCAGAATATCCAACTTTTTGGGTTTATCTCCCTAAATTACCAGATAACTTACGTTCTGGAGAATTCGTTTTGCAGGACGAACAAGGTCAAGATATTTATCGCACACCTCTAACATTACCTAGAAAACCTGGTGCTTTATCGATCGCTTTGCCATCAAATCCCAAATACGCTCTCAAGCTTAACTCAAAGTATCAATGGTTCTTTCGAGTTTACTGCAATAACAAGCAACAAATCCCATCTGATTATTTCTTTGTTGACGCATGGTTGCAACGAGTCGCACTCACGCCCAATCTTCAGCAGGAATTAAACAAGGCAAAAGCGAAAGAACACACTGTATATACAGCCAATAATCTTTGGTATGATGCTATTACCAGTTTAGGTGAACGTCGTCGCGACAATCCAAACGACCGCCTGCTAGCTGAAGAATGGGCTAAGTTGCTGAAAACAATGGGATTGCTAGAACTGGCACAAGAGCCGATATTACACGCCTTGGAATAA
- a CDS encoding CHASE2 domain-containing protein, which translates to MSRLVVICLGQGNLYEGFPSVRAYIGEADNTYRMKFAASLPKAPEIAELYRNWQLLHSALYHRLSFRRGFRATSELDDILEIETGYITNISELDIQNLCQQLLNRINTWLNSTEFRKIEQQLRTHLKQSEEIRFIIETNDDLLRRLPWHLWDFFEDYPRAEVALSNAEYQQVHFTSKKSQREKLRILAIFGNSQGIDISQDRELLEKLSTEAEIEFLVEPNLSSFHHQLWEKPWDILFFAGHSSSQEKNGLQLNQTDTITLEQLKYALKQAIYYGLRLAIFNSCDGVGLSQQLQELHIPQVIVMREPVPDVVAQEFLKSFLAEFSRGHSLYTAVRCARERLQALEEEYPCATWLPVICQNPAEPVMTWNVRQIPTDRDETAPFPIDNVSAPEQGQIRLVPRSVIRSFKHKTFAKNRIYRTNNHRFLTLLVVSVFVTALVMGIRHLGILQSSELRAYDHFVQLRPVNEKPDPRLLLITVDEADIQYQVQKNMNMRWSISDQAMAQLLQKLEKYQPKTIGIDIYRDFPTDPNYPYLSSRLQQDDRLFAVCKVSAPNDGASDGTPSPPEVPKKRLGFSDFVADADGIPRRQLIHLTPPLESPCVAEYAFSYAIARHYLGANGIESKINKEGNLQIGNTVFHQLTSHTSGYQNIDAAGYQILLNYRSMPSLENIAQKVSLREILDDKIQPELLESVKNRVVLIGVTAPSSSDFWATPYSSQGLNKEKQIPGMFIQAHMLGQILSAVLDGRPLIWWWSGWIETFWVWVWAFIGGAIAWQIRQPVYLWSAIAIGSFSLFTICFGIFTQMGWIPSIPPALALVFCAVVLKVLPRPH; encoded by the coding sequence ATGAGTCGGTTAGTCGTTATATGCTTGGGTCAAGGAAATTTATATGAAGGCTTTCCTTCGGTGAGAGCATATATCGGTGAGGCAGATAATACTTATCGGATGAAGTTTGCTGCTAGCTTGCCAAAAGCACCAGAGATAGCCGAACTTTACCGCAATTGGCAATTACTTCATTCAGCTTTGTATCATCGATTGAGTTTTCGTCGTGGTTTTCGAGCAACGTCAGAACTTGACGATATTCTTGAAATTGAGACTGGTTACATCACTAATATTTCTGAATTAGATATCCAAAATTTGTGCCAGCAATTGTTAAACCGTATTAATACTTGGCTCAATTCAACAGAATTTCGCAAAATTGAACAGCAATTACGAACGCACTTAAAACAATCAGAAGAAATTCGCTTTATTATTGAAACCAACGACGACTTATTGAGACGACTGCCCTGGCATTTGTGGGATTTTTTTGAAGATTATCCTAGAGCAGAAGTAGCTCTGAGTAATGCTGAGTATCAACAAGTACATTTCACTTCCAAAAAATCTCAGAGAGAAAAGTTAAGAATATTAGCCATATTTGGTAACAGTCAAGGAATAGATATTAGTCAGGATAGAGAACTTTTAGAAAAATTATCAACTGAAGCAGAAATTGAATTTTTAGTAGAGCCAAACCTGAGTAGCTTTCACCATCAACTTTGGGAAAAACCATGGGATATTCTCTTTTTTGCGGGTCATAGTTCCAGTCAAGAAAAGAATGGTCTCCAACTCAATCAAACAGACACAATTACTTTAGAGCAATTAAAGTATGCTCTCAAGCAAGCGATTTATTATGGCTTGCGTCTGGCAATATTCAACTCCTGCGACGGCGTGGGATTATCACAGCAACTTCAGGAACTGCACATTCCACAAGTTATTGTGATGCGAGAACCAGTTCCTGATGTTGTTGCTCAAGAATTTCTCAAAAGTTTCTTGGCAGAATTTTCACGGGGACATTCTTTATATACTGCCGTGCGTTGTGCGCGAGAAAGACTCCAAGCACTTGAAGAAGAATACCCCTGTGCCACTTGGTTACCAGTGATTTGCCAAAACCCAGCCGAACCAGTCATGACATGGAATGTTCGGCAAATACCAACGGATAGAGACGAGACAGCCCCTTTTCCAATCGATAATGTCAGCGCCCCGGAACAAGGACAAATACGATTAGTTCCCAGAAGCGTCATCCGCAGTTTTAAACACAAAACATTTGCCAAAAATCGCATTTATCGTACAAACAATCATCGCTTCTTAACTTTGCTGGTAGTCAGTGTGTTTGTTACAGCTTTGGTGATGGGAATCCGGCATTTGGGAATACTACAATCTTCAGAATTGCGAGCTTATGACCATTTTGTACAACTGCGCCCGGTGAATGAAAAGCCCGATCCCCGTCTTTTGTTAATTACTGTTGATGAAGCAGATATTCAGTATCAAGTCCAGAAAAATATGAATATGCGCTGGTCAATCTCAGACCAAGCAATGGCTCAACTGTTGCAGAAACTAGAGAAATATCAGCCGAAAACTATTGGTATAGATATTTATCGTGATTTCCCTACTGACCCGAATTATCCCTATTTATCCTCTCGTTTGCAACAAGACGATCGCTTGTTTGCAGTGTGCAAAGTTTCTGCACCTAATGATGGCGCATCAGATGGGACTCCTTCTCCTCCGGAAGTTCCAAAGAAACGCTTGGGTTTTAGTGATTTTGTGGCAGATGCAGATGGTATTCCCCGCCGACAACTCATACATTTAACTCCTCCCCTAGAATCTCCTTGTGTTGCAGAATATGCGTTTAGTTATGCGATCGCACGACATTACCTAGGAGCAAATGGGATCGAATCAAAAATTAACAAAGAAGGTAATTTGCAAATTGGTAATACTGTATTTCACCAATTAACATCCCATACAAGCGGTTACCAAAATATTGATGCTGCAGGTTATCAAATACTGCTCAATTATCGCTCTATGCCTTCTTTGGAAAATATTGCTCAAAAAGTCTCTCTAAGGGAGATTTTAGATGACAAAATTCAGCCAGAATTATTGGAGTCAGTGAAAAATCGTGTTGTTCTGATTGGCGTGACTGCTCCAAGTTCTTCTGATTTTTGGGCAACTCCCTACAGTTCCCAAGGCTTGAATAAAGAAAAACAAATTCCGGGAATGTTCATTCAAGCACATATGCTCGGTCAAATTCTGAGTGCTGTTTTAGATGGCAGACCTTTAATATGGTGGTGGTCTGGGTGGATAGAAACATTTTGGGTTTGGGTATGGGCTTTCATAGGAGGGGCGATCGCATGGCAAATTCGTCAACCTGTTTATCTATGGTCAGCGATTGCGATCGGGTCTTTCTCCCTTTTTACGATCTGTTTTGGTATATTTACTCAAATGGGGTGGATTCCATCAATCCCCCCAGCTTTAGCATTGGTTTTTTGTGCGGTTGTCCTCAAAGTCTTACCGCGTCCTCATTGA
- a CDS encoding DUF5615 family PIN-like protein, which produces MLFQHRLCVFKKNENFPGDAVEALRHQGHDVTWIRTDAPGIADTEVLNRAQSDDRILLTFDKDFGELAFCSHLPATCGIILFRVKAPSGAVVAQKVASAIASRTDWSGHFSVVEDDRIRMRIL; this is translated from the coding sequence ATGCTTTTCCAGCATAGATTATGCGTTTTCAAGAAGAACGAAAATTTTCCAGGAGATGCCGTAGAAGCCCTTCGCCATCAGGGTCATGATGTGACTTGGATTCGCACTGATGCTCCTGGTATTGCTGATACTGAAGTTTTAAACCGCGCTCAAAGTGACGATCGCATTCTCCTGACCTTTGATAAAGACTTTGGTGAGTTGGCGTTTTGTTCACATTTGCCTGCAACTTGCGGGATTATCTTATTTCGGGTTAAAGCGCCTTCAGGTGCAGTTGTTGCTCAAAAAGTGGCAAGCGCTATTGCATCTCGAACTGACTGGTCAGGACATTTCAGTGTAGTTGAAGACGATCGTATCCGAATGCGAATCCTCTAA
- a CDS encoding DUF928 domain-containing protein, producing MSTVIYYPSKVTAQTKQPAITKQPGQLSGERTSLQKRRTSRPVFVWPKTPKRLSPVSGRRAGMGSRDNCPTVATVLTALVPLREEQGDSKQTDKSSAGIVEGLTTSERPTFWFYVPYTKDLKASAEFSLQDSTGNDIYKDAISLPASPSVIGVSLPSNASLQVGKIYRWYLKIRCDRQKTASVPIYVEGDIQRVNLDSRVMQELQAAVDPRQKVAIYAEEGIWFDSLTILAQLYLSNPKDTSLAADWQSLLRSVNLDNVATDPLVK from the coding sequence TTGAGTACCGTAATTTACTATCCATCAAAGGTAACAGCCCAAACTAAACAACCAGCAATTACCAAGCAACCTGGACAACTATCTGGAGAGCGGACTTCACTTCAAAAACGACGTACCTCTCGACCAGTTTTTGTTTGGCCAAAAACACCTAAGCGATTGAGTCCTGTTTCTGGGCGCAGAGCAGGAATGGGTAGCCGGGATAATTGTCCTACAGTTGCAACTGTACTCACTGCTTTAGTGCCATTGCGAGAGGAACAAGGGGATAGCAAACAGACAGATAAATCAAGTGCGGGGATTGTGGAGGGACTCACTACCTCTGAACGACCAACCTTTTGGTTTTACGTTCCCTATACTAAGGATTTAAAAGCTAGTGCTGAGTTTAGCTTACAGGATAGTACGGGAAATGATATTTATAAAGATGCAATCTCACTTCCTGCAAGTCCCAGTGTCATAGGTGTTTCTTTACCATCTAATGCATCCTTACAAGTAGGTAAAATATATCGCTGGTACTTAAAAATTCGTTGCGATCGACAAAAAACAGCCAGTGTTCCTATCTACGTAGAAGGAGATATTCAGAGAGTCAATTTGGATTCTCGTGTCATGCAGGAGTTACAAGCAGCAGTCGATCCCCGACAAAAAGTGGCAATTTATGCAGAAGAAGGTATTTGGTTTGATTCTCTGACGATACTGGCACAACTGTACCTTTCTAATCCTAAAGACACATCTCTTGCTGCTGATTGGCAAAGTTTACTGCGCTCTGTCAATTTGGATAATGTTGCTACAGATCCTCTGGTAAAATAA